Proteins encoded within one genomic window of Guyparkeria hydrothermalis:
- a CDS encoding ABC transporter ATP-binding protein, translating into MSLLKLEGIAKRYRQGETTVHALADIDLDVEAGEFAALVGPSGSGKTTLLNVIGGLDAPSEGRVWLHDTEMTALPEARLSGFRLFELGFVFQAYNLVPVLSALENVELVMVLQGRPAGERRERAEHYLELVGLKTMMRRRPSALSGGQQQRVAVARALAAGPRLVLADEPTANLDSENATALLDIMHRLSHEEGTTFLFSTHDVRVMERAERIIKLRDGRIVSDERIETEHPADLA; encoded by the coding sequence ATGTCATTGCTGAAACTCGAAGGCATCGCCAAGCGCTACCGGCAGGGCGAGACCACGGTCCACGCGCTGGCCGACATCGACCTTGACGTCGAAGCGGGCGAATTCGCCGCACTGGTGGGACCGTCGGGGTCGGGCAAGACCACCCTGCTCAACGTGATCGGCGGACTGGATGCGCCCAGCGAGGGACGGGTGTGGCTGCACGACACCGAGATGACCGCCCTGCCCGAGGCACGGCTGTCCGGCTTCCGCCTGTTCGAGCTCGGCTTCGTCTTCCAGGCCTACAACCTGGTTCCGGTCCTGAGCGCGCTAGAGAACGTCGAGCTGGTGATGGTGCTGCAGGGGCGTCCGGCTGGCGAGCGGCGCGAGCGGGCCGAACACTACCTCGAGCTGGTCGGCCTGAAGACGATGATGCGCCGCCGTCCGTCGGCCCTGAGCGGCGGCCAGCAGCAGCGAGTGGCGGTGGCCCGGGCCCTGGCGGCCGGTCCAAGGCTGGTACTCGCCGACGAACCCACCGCCAACCTCGACTCGGAGAACGCCACCGCCCTGCTCGACATCATGCATCGCCTCTCCCACGAGGAGGGCACCACCTTCCTGTTCTCCACCCACGACGTGCGCGTGATGGAGCGTGCCGAACGGATCATCAAGCTGCGAGACGGACGCATCGTCAGTGATGAACGCATCGAAACCGAGCACCCGGCCGACCTGGCTTAG